The Apodemus sylvaticus chromosome 5, mApoSyl1.1, whole genome shotgun sequence genome has a segment encoding these proteins:
- the Tgm2 gene encoding protein-glutamine gamma-glutamyltransferase 2 gives MAEELILERCDLEIQANGRDHHTADLCQEKLVLRRGQRFRLTLYFEGRGYEASVDSLKFGAVTGPDPSEEAGTKARFSLSDDVEEGSWSASVLDQQDNVLSLQLCTPANAPIGQYRLSLETSTGYQGSSFMLGHFVLLFNAWCPVDDVYLDSEAERREYVLTQQGFIYQGSVKFIKSVPWNFGQFEDGILDTCLMLLDVNPKFLKDRSRDCSRRNSPIYVGRVVSGMVNCNDDQGVLLGRWDNNYGDGISPMAWIGSVDILRRWKEHGCQQVKYGQCWVFAAVACTVLRCLGIPTRVVTNYNSAHDQNSNLLIEYFRNEYGELESNKSEMIWNFHCWVESWMTRPDLQPGYEGWQAIDPTPQEKSEGTYCCGPVSVRAIKEGDLSTKYDAPFVFAEVNADVVDWIRQEDGSVLKSINHSLVVGQKISTKSVGRDDREDITYTYKYPEGSPEEREVFTRANHLNKLAEKEETGVAMRIRVGDSMSMGNDFDVFAHIGNDTSETRECRLLLCARTVSYNGVLGPECGTEDINLTLDPYSENSIPLRILYEKYSGCLTESNLIKVRGLLVEPAANSYLLAERDLYLENPEIKIRILGEPKQNRKLVAEVSLKNPLSDPLYDCVFTVEGAGLTKEQKSVEVSDPVPAGDAVKVRVDLFPTDIGLHKLVVNFQCDKLKSVKGYRNVIIGPA, from the exons ATGGCCGAGG AGTTGATCCTAGAGAGGTGTGATCTGGAGATTCAGGCCAATGGCCGTGACCACCACACGGCCGACCTGTGCCAAGAGAAACTGGTGCTGCGGCGTGGCCAGCGCTTCCGGCTGACACTGTACTTTGAGGGCCGTGGCTACGAGGCCAGTGTGGACAGCCTTAAGTTTGGTGCTGTGACCG GCCCAGATCCCAGTGAAGAGGCAGGGACCAAGGCCCGCTTTTCACTCTCCGATGATGTGGAGGAGGGATCCTGGTCAGCCTCGGTGCTGGACCAACAGGACAATGTCCTGTCACTGCAGCTCTGTACCCCAGCCAATGCTCCTATTGGCCAGTACCGCCTCAGCCTGGAGACTTCTACTGGCTACCAAGGCTCCAGCTTCATGCTGGGCCACTTCGTTCTGCTCTTCAATGCCTGGTGCCCAG TGGACGATGTGTACCTAGATTCAGAGGCAGAGCGACGGGAATACGTCCTTACGCAGCAGGGTTTCATCTACCAGGGCTCTGTCAAGTTCATCAAGAGTGTTCCTTGGAACTTTGGGCAG TTTGAGGATGGGATCCTGGATACCTGCCTGATGCTCTTGGATGTGAACCCCAAGTTCCTGAAGGACCGTAGCCGGGACTGCTCACGCCGCAACAGTCCCATCTATGTGGGCCGCGTGGTGAGCGGCATG GTCAACTGCAATGATGACCAGGGTGTGCTTCTGGGCCGCTGGGACAACAATTATGGGGATGGTATCAGTCCCATGGCATGGATTGGCAGCGTGGACATTCTGCGGCGCTGGAAGGAACACGGCTGTCAACAAGTGAAGTATGGCCAGTGCTGGGTGTTTGCGGCCGTAGCTTGCACAG TGCTGCGGTGTCTTGGCATCCCTACCAGAGTGGTGACCAACTACAACTCCGCCCACGACCAGAACAGCAACCTGCTCATCGAATACTTCCGCAATGAGTACGGGGAGCTGGAGAGTAACAAGAGTGAGATGATCTG GAACTTCCACTGTTGGGTGGAGTCCTGGATGACCAGGCCAGACCTACAGCCGGGTTATGAGGGGTGGCAGGCCATTGACCCCACACCGCAGGAGAAGAGCGAAG GGACATATTGTTGTGGCCCAGTCTCAGTGCGGGCCATCAAGGAGGGGGACTTGAGCACCAAGTATGATGCCCCCTTCGTGTTCGCCGAGGTCAATGCTGATGTGGTGGACTGGATCCGGCAGGAAGATGGGTCTGTGCTCAAATCCATCAACCATTCCTTGGTCGTGGGGCAGAAGATCAGCACTAAAAGTGTGGGCCGTGATGACCGGGAGGACATCACCTACACCTACAAGTACCCAGAGG GGTCGCCCGAGGAGAGGGAAGTCTTCACCCGGGCCAACCACCTGAACAAGCTGGCAGAGAAAGAGGAGACGGGGGTAGCCATGCGGATCCGAGTGGGAGACAGCATGAGCATGGGCAACGACTTTGACGTGTTTGCCCACATCGGCAATGATACCTCGGAGACCCGTGAGTGCCGCCTCCTGCTCTGTGCCCGCACTGTCAGCTACAACGGGGTACTGGGGCCCGAGTGCGGCACTGAGGACATCAACCTGACCCTGGATCCCTACTCTG AGAACAGCATCCCCCTTCGCATCCTCTACGAGAAGTACAGTGGGTGCCTGACGGAGTCAAACCTCATCAAGGTGCGGGGTCTCCTTGTCGAGCCTGCTGCCAACAGCTACCTGCTGGCCGAGAGAGATCTCTACCTGGAGAATCCCGAAATCAAGATCCGG ATCCTGGGGGAGCCCAAGCAGAACCGCAAACTGGTCGCTGAGGTGTCCCTGAAGAACCCACTTTCGGATCCCCTGTATGACTGCGTCTTCACTGTGGAGGGGGCTGGCCTGACCAAGGAGCAGAAGTCTGTGGAAGT CTCGGATCCTGTGCCAGCAGGAGATGCGGTCAAGGTGCGGGTCGACCTGTTCCCGACTGATATTGGCCTCCACAAGCTGGTGGTGAACTTCCAGTGTGACAAGCTGAAGTCGGTGAAGGGTTACCGGAACGTCATCATCGGCCCCGCCTAA